The Elaeis guineensis isolate ETL-2024a chromosome 11, EG11, whole genome shotgun sequence genomic interval CAAAAAAGATAGTGATAAATATCACTTTCTGAACCTTGCATCAGCAAATCTTCTGCATTACTCTTTGTGAAATATCTAAATTTTCGGTAGTTTAAAAGATGTAAAAGCTATTGCAATAAAATCCAAAATTTAAGTGGAGAGCTATCTCCTGAACAATATCAGATTACTTTTACAAGAACATACATCATGAAAGGATGATGCATATTTGGGAAATGGGATTCCTTTTCAATGATTGTCAACTGGAAAATGTAATACTAGTTAATTTTCCTCTGCAATGAGTATTAGGTATCGTCCTTGTTAGAACTTTTTACAGAAATATAAAGGCTCAATCAGAGAGTGGCTTCTCTTCTCATGTAACATGTGGAATATTTAACTGCATGCCGTGGAAATctcttgtttttttgttttttttttgtttttgtttttttttaataaactTTCTTGAGGATCTTTTCCAATCTGGAGTTTTGTGGTTGTTTATGAGTTACAATGGTGATAGCTGGCTTGTACCAATATGAAAACTGTACTTAAGTTCCTCTAAGAAATGACCTGTTAATATGTAATCCGATTATATTAATGTTATTGATGAGTCTCTTAGCAATGGGGATCCGCTTATATTAATGTTATTAACCTTTCGCCGTGGAGTCATTTTCTGTAGATAGGTGTCTCTGAGAAGTAATCAATTGctattaagttttgattagagtTTATGCAAATCCTATACTTTTCAATTCAGACTCATAATTGTTGTAGCAATTTTGTCCAGGCTCTTGAAAAAGATCGTCCTTGGAGATTGAAGGGACCTCATGTTCTAGAAATTCTTCAGGCGGTGAGCCCCTGCCCCTACAAACTTTCATTCCGGTGCTATGCTTCCTTGTACGTTGTTTTACTATAGTATGCATCAAGGAATCATGTCCAGACTGTATTGGTGGGCCAGTATAATACCATTTCAGGAAGAAAATGGTATGCAGTATGGGTGCGGAACACCAGTTCTCTTGAACCAAGATGTCCTGACCATCTCGGTTGCATCCCGACAGTTCGGATGCAGTTGGGATGCACTAGGACAGTCAAGATGGACagacctcgacatatttttttttccattttattCTTGCTAATAATTGTTTCGTTCTGTCCTATCCATGCTATCCGATCCTGATTTCATATTGTCCTAGGAGCAAACCAAGATGGGCCCCAGTGCCGATATTTAAACCCTTGGTATGCACTTTCCTGGCAGGTGTTTCTACTTACCGATATTTAAACCCTCGGTATGCACTTTCTTGGCAGGTGTTTCTAGTTACATGTTCTGATAGTTGAAACAGAGCAAAGATTTGGCACTTCGGGGCAAAAGTTTATGTAGAAACAAAATTGACTTGCCTTATCTCTTATTATGTTTTTGGAGGGATGATATATTGAATAAGAACAGAAAATAAAGACTACATTTTATATATACCTGCACTTTAAGTTTCCATGATAATATCTTTTGTTGTATGACTAACGACATTTAGAAGGTACCAAACAAGTCTGATTTTTCAGTATAACAATTGTCCTAGCCAGCTGATAGTCTACATCAGATATATCTGATATATTTTCACCATCTAACTTGACATGTTatgtttattttacatgtttgatCATTTATAACTGATGATTTCATATGACATTGAAAGTTTCTATCTTGACATGCAAATTTAAGCTTTTATGGATTGGTAATTTCATAGCACAAGCTGCAAGTTGATATAATACATCGGTATCATATGATGGACTATTCTTACTATTTGTTGCCACAACCACTAGTGCAGTCATAAATTCCATGTTCATAGAGGAGAACAAGGATATGTCATGTACTTGAAGTGAGAAGATGAATGACTTGGTACATTGTAGGAAATAGTTGAGCAGATGTATATTCCTTATTTCCTATAGACATTCACCATCACATGGAAATCATAATCATAACTTCCTCACTATGATATTTGCCAGGCTTCCATCCATCCCCATTCTAAAACCAAAtgacataatttaaaaaaaaaaaaaaaatcttcttttgcATGCTTTGTGGTGGATGCATGAGCCTGAACAATTTTTGCCCCTGTTCATCCTTTTGGAGCAGATAGACAGCAACACAGATGGACTCGTAGATTTCTCTGAATTTGTTGCAGCAACCATGCATGTGCATCAGTTAGTGGAACATGACACAGAAAAGTGGCAAACAGTTTCGCAATCTGCTTTTGATAAGTTTGATGTGGATGGAGATGGATATATCACACCTGAGGAACTTCAAATGGTATCTTTGCCTAATTATTGTTGATCTGGTTTAAAAACTCTACAGCATGATTGCATTTTGAATTCtgaaattttttgatgatatGGATTAATACCAAGCTTGAGACTAAGTTCAGTCCCTGTATAACAATgaagttaaaaattaaaattggaaCCTGATTTTCACTTGTGCTACCATGTTTGCAGCGCACAGGTTTGAGGGGCTCCATGGACCCTTTACTAGAGGAGGCTGACATTGACAAGGATGGCAAGATAAGCTTGGATGAATTCCGCCGACTCCTAAAAACTGCAAGCATGAGTTCACGCAATGTGCCCGGTCCAACCGGTGTTAGCAATCCTCAAAAGTTGTAACTCGAACGGAGACTGTCAGTGATGGATGAGGAAGTGAATTGATGCTGTCTCCTAAATTTAAGGATTCATCTTATGGGTCTAGTTTGCACATGTTTGCTCATGTTGACGATTGCAATGAACCACCAGAAGATCAGAAAATTTTTCATTCTCAGGATCGTGCGGAGAGACCATCTAACTCGTGAAGAGCGCTGTGACAAGCAACTAGGTAAATGCTTTTATCATGTGGAGCTTTATCTCCACACAGTTGTACATTATGTATGGTAACGGGGGATTCTTTCAGGTTTCACCAAAAATGCAATGTGTGATCGTGCAGATACGCTGCAAATCTGTGTTTAGAGTGGTTACACAGTTGAATGCAAATTTTTAGAAAAAGTTAATGTATCCTTCCAGTGAACTGTGAGTTGTGTTTTGCTTTCCTTCCATTCTTACCTTGGTCATACCTCAGATATTAAATGGGAGAAGCTTAGAGGAAGCTTCTGGAGTTCACAGTATGCTAAACTTCATTTCGAATTGGTCTCTTCCAGTTATAACCTCATCTATCGACAGGAATTTGACATATGATCTTGTACTTGTATTCTacttatttagattatatctgcgACAAAGAGGCATCTAAACAAACAAATATCTTATGCACAGGGAATTTACAGGTGCACATGGTTGATAATCTGCCTGTGAAAACGTTGGCCCCCATTTCATGTTGCCTCAGTAACCTGATTTGCCCGTCCACTACTAAATTGTGAACTAGtgcgagataatttttttttgcggtACTAGTTCGACCTAATATAAAAAGATATTCGACTAATTCCTAGATGTGCCAAATCTCCATGCATTTCTCCTTGCTCTGCTTTATACTTTTTCTATATTATACATCTTGAGATGAATCAGGATCATCTATCAAACTTACAGTAAATTAAGATCAACTTTGACATCATTTTATCTAAGTTTGGTCAAAAATAttatctaaacctacccaagcaaACCTAAGTCATAAAAAAGAGCAAACATGGTTCCCCAAATCGGTTGGATGGTAAATCTAGGAGCTTTTCTTGGTCAATGCAGTTTCCGTTTTAGTTTGTAAACATTTCTGAAAgactttgtaccaaaaaaaaatacattTCTGAAAGACCAAGCTCAACGTTGCATAAGGAATTGTTGGCAAATTACTTAGCCCGAACTAAGCAAGAAAAACAAGAGATATGCCAATTATGAACATGCACTCAAACAAAACGAACTCGTGAACAAGGTAGCTATTGACCACCCCTCTTAAGCTCTGTCATATTCTTTTCACAATCTCATTATCATATAAACTCAATATAGATCTGATCAGTAGATTAAACAGCCACAAAGCCTAATCCAATTTCATATGCATCTCGAGATAGTACATAAAATGAAACATGACATACAGTGACAAAAAATATGATAGTATACATAATGAAGGAATCATGCAGGCCCACAACTGACACGGTACACTAATCAATAACTGTTAAACAAGTAACACCTCTTTTTTGTTCTCCCTCCAATTCTCTTAGATGCAATAGCCAGACCAGCTCCAGAACTGGACTGCAGGATACAGTATATATCAGTAACAATTCAAGAATGAATTTCCAGTCTTCTCCTAACCCTGTTTTCATTCTTGCTTTTCCAACTCCCCCATCCTCTCAATAATAGCCTGCACAATTACAACAAAATACACAAACTTATCTTGGTTTTCACTCAAAGTAGCTCAAGAATTGTGAGAAAAAATAGCTTAATTTTTGCATGTGCAGAACTTCATATTACTTGGGTACGTGAATCATATAAAACAAACAAGAAAGAGCAAAAGAcagaaatgaagaagaaaagtttccGGGCTTTCAGGGCTTATTTAGTTAATAACGTTGCAACTGCTAGTTTATTTGCAATGGCAAAAGCAAGAATTTGATCATTTTGGTGCATCCAGAGTACTACAAATATTCCTACTTATGGACAACAGATGGAGATTACAATTTGACTGTTCTGCCAGTTAATTGATGGGCCTAATAAACTGATATTTTACTACATCATTCATCAGTTTTATGTATGCAGTTGAGTGCCAGCCATTTCTGGTTCCACCAGCAGCTTGAACCTGTACGAACTATATCAGTCAGGTGTTTCCCCTTGAACCAACAATTGGATAGTTCAGGGAAAACACCAGTCTGTATCACTATATATTGGCTAAACCAGTAATACTGGTCAGCATATCCCAGTACAGGCCAACATGACTGGTCAGGTTCATTTGGGCCATTTGGATTTTCAAACCTCATTTAATGCCTTCGTTTGAGTTCAAAAATGTTCCTTAGAAGTCAAAATAACTTCCACAGCCACATGCCAGCTCCTTGATTTTGATGTCTAAAGAAAAATAGTAGGGAGGTAtacaaacaggattgaagagtcgAAAGAACAAGAAAGACTCTctacacaccaaaaaaaaaaaaaaaaatctgtgacTGATTTTTTGGGCGAATATGTGACTGTTCTTTGGCTAAACATTATACACTATTCTTTTACCACTGAAATTAAAAAAGAATCATTCCCAGAAGGGGGAAAAAACTTCTTATGACTAGTTACAGACACATATTATGAATATGAACCAACAGAAACTGACAAATATTTCTAATGGTAGACTTGCCAGCTGCTAGCAAATAAGGTTAAAACCAAattagttttcatatctttcctacAAGTTTTCCCATTTTATCctgattatttatttaataagtttcggaatttattttatattatttatttaaaaatattttattcatttatttatttattttatctattcaAAACCAATTTATATTTTGTATGAGTTTTCCGATTTATCctgattatttattttaataagttTTCCTAATATCACTTTTTTCAATTTTGAAGTTGTAAATGTAATATCAGTGATAACAGATTGACTAGTATACCAGGCAAACCAGAGAATACCATGTAATAGTTGTGTGAGTGGTAGCTAAGCAGCTAGATAATTATATAAATGGTGTACCCGACCAAGAAGAGGTACAGATTTTCACACTTTTCATTGGTTCTTTGCATCAATTCttaaaatataagaaaatataaGAAAACTTTATGTGTACATAACTAAAGGAGGGAAAAAAGGAATAGATAACTAAGACATGGTTAGTTGAACTAATACAGATGAACAGACTTCTTAACATGCAAAGCAAATGTTTATAGAAACCTTATGTTCATCAAGTTGTGTCAAAATTAGACCAACTTAAAACTACTTCCTAGGTCCAATTTTCTTGACAAGCTTtcaatatatatacacacacgtaAAACCAGAAAGTTCAGCAAGCTTCCTATATCTCAAGGTATCTGAATCTGATAGTTACGAGGAAAGATGCAGCTAATTTTAgcagagaaaaagaaaaacagatgCAAAAGAAGACTAAGACATGATGGCATCACTGATGAGCCAAAAATGGTAACCTGATATTGAAAATAAGCATTTTCAGAAGGCAAGCTCCAATAGACAAATAGTAATCAAAAACATAATTCTAAATAGATTTAAGTGCATTTTCTACAGCAGatgttttttctaaaaaaaaatcgcATGTAAAATTTTGTGGGAATGAATAAAGTTCATTATTCCCAATATATAACATGCATAACATTTGCATGATACACTATAAAAAGTTTCATAAATCAGAAAGAGGTTCAATAAATGGAGGTCACCTTCTTGCTTGTTTCTTGAAGCTCCCCAGCAAGAATGAACTCATCCAATATGAGATATACCTTCACAAGTGAAAATATATGGTAAGTGAAAATTAGATGGTTATTtcacttaattaagtctaaaaatcgtaaataaatttatcaCAAAAGATTATGTTGCCTCTAAAAATTAAACTTTAACCAATTAGTCTGTCAGAATGCCTACCTATTGCAAACTATCGAGATATATTTGTTTCCTAGGTACACAAAACTGGTGCAGAAATTCAGTTCATATTGAAGAAGCATAATTTTCTAAAGCCTTTGCGACCTCTAATTTACTACAGCCATTTGGTACTTTGCAACAGAGGACCCATAAAGTGGACCAAGCCATTACAAGCATTTAACTGATAATGCATAACTAGATCCCTAAACCAATAAACCTTTTAAAAGAAtgttcggaaaaaaaaaaaaagaatgctaTGATTACAAGATCAGATCTAAAAGGACATATGCAAAGTAAGCAACAAATCTTGTTCAcccacaaataaaaataaatcaacaaataaaaattaaaattctgcCAGCTCAAAGAATTATTATGTTCATCATGTGATAATTCAGCTCAAGAAACACAGCTTCCACTTTAACATCTAGATGCATTAATATGGAAAATAAGTATAAAAGCAAAGTAAAAAAATAAGCCAACAATAAGATTACTGCAATCTAAACTATAAATGAGCCGCTTCTGAAGACAATTGACTAAACTAAACCCATGTAAAGCATTTTAGGTTCATGAAGGGGGTACGGACCTTGTGGAAGTTAAATACCAAATCTAGTTCACACACATTGCTGAAAAAATGATCCAGTATCTCCACAAATAAATGTATGCACTCCAAGTATGCTAACTCATTGTCAGTGATATCGACACACATTGAAAAGAAAAGTCCTGCATATCTTCTGTAAATAATCTTGTGTGTCCGGAACTGTAAGAAAAAATGTACCAAATTCAGCCACACGAGTGATAATGCAAAGTGATAAAACAGTAAATCATGATGACATCTGAAATGCAAAAATGGATTGAAACTTTCTAATGTTAAACCAATAGCTCAAAATAATAACCTGCATGTTATGTACAGAATCAAATCAACAATTGGTCAGTCAACATCATAAATCTAAAGAAAATAGTAAATGATTTTCTTTATTTCAAGTTAACAGATAGATGAACACATGTATAAAAACATTAAAGTTGGGTGGATGAAGTGGAGAGGTGCTCCTTTGCTGTTCCTAGATTGAGCAATGCCTCTGCTATATTAGGGAAAATTAACAATCAGCAATGAGGCCACCAATGCTGTATTTAGCAAGATGTTAAGTGGAAGCCTGCAAACTGGACAAACACTAGTATAACttggaagaaacaaaaataacaaATACTAGAAGAGGCATAGAAGTAGCACATTGAGACAACCCATTGACATGGATTGCCATGTGCAGCAAAGATCAAAGGATGGAGAAACCACCAAACAATTTTACAAATCATTATactaggttttgaactttcaaaAATCTGATGGTTGTAAAGTCATCTAAATTCTCGTTATCATGCCCATTTACCCAACAACACATGCCACCTCCCCAACAATCTCAACACCACCTTTCTAGTCCCTCTCCCCCACCCTAATCATGTAGAAAAAGGAATATAGATTTACCATCTTCATTAAatgtaaaagattatagtcaatacaCAACAGAAAACAAACTATGCCAGTTAAAAGCAACTATTACATGTCTTAGACATGTCCAGGAGAATATGCTTCAGCAGCATGCTGATTTCACCATGGGAAGACAGTCATATGTTTATCATTGAACTTTTGGGCAGCAAATGAATATTATACTATCTCTGGAACAAACAAGTGTGCTCTAATATATATAAGACAAAAACTTGCCATGATTTATGAGCAAGGGGTGCATTTTGAATTTTGCCGACAGCGAGCCACTAATTTTAAAGATTGAGGACAGTGGATGTGAATTTTCCTGATACATGGCAGGAAGGTGCTTACCCACGTTCGTCAATCCACTAAAAGAATCAACAGATTCTTTAGGTTCCCCTAAATAATTCGTTAGGAGCAGGTCAGATttcgattaaaaataaaaaaaaaacaatggcAAGTTTTTTCATACAAGAATCCTTTTATTTCAACCATGCAGATTTTCTAAGGGCTGTTTAGTGCCCATCAGTTTTTCTAAAATAGATAATAACTATAAAACATAATTCTCTATAAAACAGGTTTTATGAAAAACAGGGTGAGACATATTTTCATAGAACTCATTTATCATGTCTTACAGCTTCCTAGATGTGGTATAACAGATTGTATAGAAAACAACCCACCAACCATTTTTGCCCATTTTTGCAATACTCGTTTGTTCTTAATCTTTTGTATATTCCTGTTCTAATATAGTTTATCAACCAAACAACTCCTAAATGAATTTTCAGCTATTTTTCTCCTCATTTCCTTGTTGttttcttctcctctctccttctcttcttcctttgAGTTAGAATGGGTATTAGACCAATCTGCTGCTTTCAATGTCAATTGCCACATCTAAAGAATAAGCTTTAAGACTAAAATTTCAGGTAAAAACAAGGCCTCGATGACTCTGAAGTCTTGGATCAGCTTGAACTATTTTGTATTGGGCTAAACCAATTCATATGTTAAACATTGTACAAGGTTAAATGAGTTGGTACCACCAGTTCATAA includes:
- the LOC105054416 gene encoding AP-2 complex subunit sigma, producing the protein MIRFILLQNRQGKTRLAKYYVPLEDSEKHKVEYEVHRLVVNRDPKFTNFVEFRTHKIIYRRYAGLFFSMCVDITDNELAYLECIHLFVEILDHFFSNVCELDLVFNFHKVYLILDEFILAGELQETSKKAIIERMGELEKQE